Proteins from a genomic interval of Treponema succinifaciens DSM 2489:
- a CDS encoding efflux RND transporter permease subunit, with translation MTFSEKCVNKPVTTVLIFFIMVALGIFCIFDMPVDMYPDMDLPYMLVYTAYDDAGPEEVEQSLTRTMESSLSGLSGLKKMQSQSQSGASIISLEFDYGTNLDTAAIEIRDKIDIVRSYLPDDADSPITLKLDPSMMPIMNIVVQGDLTPEELRTIAEDTIQPRLEQLDGVASANVIGGREESINVDIPRDRLEAYGLSISTIAQMIGAQNVQSSGGTITSGDKNYTIKTSGKYKSIEDLKNTVITYKPDSLDSSRLVTVKLRDIADVYDGYKDESTLAHLDGKPCVMLMIQKQSGKNSVTAAKNVRKAIIKLKADLPAGVELVETSNTVDIIEQTINEVVSSVVQGALLAVAVLFIFLRSLKSTFIIGLSIPISVFVTLMLMYFKGMTINMISMAGLLLGIGMLVDNSIVVLENIYAYRQRDAKPKVAAILGSQEMVTSITASTLTSVCVFLPMILFRKKLGIMGQMFDSLAYTIIFSLMCSLIVAIALVPVLCSSYLKIDKIVDERKSGIGYGINQAFNKFFLNLDNGYAKGVRFVLHHRKTFIIVLVCCFVLSIISVKFVGFIFMPESASNTVGIEVELPMGTTLEVTEDTLRTLEEIGKKELVGVKYTSVTVGGTSVISASSETNTGAITWTLYEAKEREKGWDNEKSAKDKLRKYFNTIPGATLSFSSNSNSASSGEMSIDIRSNDLDLVRNTAAQVEKILKEQAAEFVTEVSSDVEDGLPQAEIVVDRDRMYELGLNIYNVGSEINAAINGKTASRYTKLGDDIDVIVRLAEKDKKKLADIDQVSVVNSKGQRIPLSSFAHYEENLSPVTILREDQSRIVHVKAKPVSGVSLDVVQTGLLKIINDNIPKDDAVTISISGDYEDMMEAVVNFGAIIILAAALVFIVMASQFESLIDPFIVILTIPFSFIGVMMTYAMVNQRLSVVTIMGMLVLVGTIVNNGIVLVDYTNLLRKRGYDLEEACVEAARNRLRPILMSTLTTVISLAPMAFFPGEGSTSMQPISLTTFGGMTFGSVMTLFLMPSIYYIINSRRMKKAAKKAAKKEALQQKKLEALETNNA, from the coding sequence ATGACATTTTCAGAAAAATGTGTAAATAAACCAGTAACAACAGTGTTGATCTTTTTTATAATGGTCGCGCTGGGAATTTTCTGTATATTCGATATGCCGGTAGATATGTATCCAGACATGGACTTACCGTATATGCTTGTTTATACAGCTTATGACGATGCAGGTCCGGAAGAAGTAGAGCAGAGCCTTACAAGAACGATGGAAAGCTCTCTTTCCGGACTTAGCGGACTTAAAAAAATGCAGTCGCAGTCTCAGTCTGGCGCAAGCATTATCTCTCTTGAGTTTGACTACGGAACAAACCTCGATACAGCGGCTATAGAAATCCGCGACAAGATTGATATTGTACGAAGCTATCTGCCTGATGACGCAGATTCTCCAATCACACTTAAACTTGACCCTTCAATGATGCCTATTATGAACATTGTAGTTCAGGGCGACTTGACCCCGGAAGAGCTCAGAACAATCGCCGAGGACACAATCCAGCCGCGTCTTGAGCAGCTTGACGGTGTTGCCTCTGCAAATGTTATCGGAGGACGCGAGGAATCTATAAACGTTGATATTCCTAGAGACCGACTTGAAGCCTACGGACTTTCAATTTCCACAATCGCACAGATGATTGGCGCGCAGAACGTTCAAAGCTCAGGCGGAACAATCACTTCTGGCGATAAAAACTATACTATTAAAACGAGCGGAAAATATAAAAGCATAGAAGACCTCAAGAACACGGTAATCACTTACAAGCCTGATTCCCTGGACAGTTCAAGACTTGTTACAGTAAAGCTCCGCGATATTGCTGATGTTTATGACGGCTACAAAGACGAAAGCACTCTTGCTCACTTGGACGGAAAGCCTTGTGTAATGCTTATGATTCAAAAGCAGAGCGGAAAGAATTCCGTTACAGCCGCAAAGAACGTAAGAAAAGCTATTATAAAACTCAAGGCGGATCTTCCTGCTGGAGTTGAGCTTGTTGAAACTTCAAACACAGTAGACATTATTGAGCAGACAATCAATGAAGTTGTTTCTTCTGTTGTTCAGGGCGCGCTTCTTGCCGTTGCAGTTTTGTTCATATTCCTGCGCTCTCTAAAAAGTACATTCATCATCGGACTTTCAATTCCGATTTCGGTATTTGTAACACTCATGCTCATGTACTTTAAAGGCATGACAATAAACATGATTTCCATGGCGGGACTTCTCCTTGGAATCGGTATGCTTGTAGACAACTCAATCGTTGTTCTTGAAAACATCTACGCTTACCGCCAAAGAGACGCCAAGCCAAAAGTAGCGGCAATCCTCGGAAGCCAGGAAATGGTAACTTCCATAACCGCTTCAACTTTGACATCTGTATGTGTTTTCCTTCCGATGATTCTCTTTAGAAAAAAACTTGGAATCATGGGACAGATGTTCGACAGCCTTGCTTACACAATTATTTTCTCATTGATGTGCTCGCTGATTGTTGCGATTGCCCTTGTTCCAGTTCTTTGCTCAAGCTATCTTAAAATCGACAAGATTGTTGATGAAAGGAAAAGCGGAATCGGCTACGGAATAAACCAGGCATTCAACAAATTCTTCCTGAACCTCGACAACGGATATGCAAAAGGAGTCCGCTTTGTTCTTCACCACAGAAAGACATTTATCATAGTTCTTGTATGTTGCTTTGTTCTTTCTATAATAAGCGTAAAATTCGTAGGCTTTATCTTTATGCCGGAATCCGCCTCAAACACAGTCGGAATTGAAGTCGAGCTTCCGATGGGAACAACTCTTGAAGTTACAGAAGACACTTTAAGAACTCTTGAGGAAATCGGAAAGAAAGAGCTTGTAGGCGTAAAATACACATCTGTAACAGTCGGCGGAACAAGTGTTATTTCCGCAAGTTCCGAAACAAACACAGGCGCAATCACTTGGACTTTGTACGAAGCCAAAGAACGCGAAAAAGGCTGGGACAACGAAAAGTCTGCAAAAGACAAGCTTAGAAAATACTTCAACACAATTCCGGGCGCAACACTTTCATTTTCATCAAATTCAAACAGCGCGTCTTCTGGAGAAATGAGCATTGACATCCGTAGCAACGACCTTGACCTTGTCCGCAACACAGCTGCCCAAGTTGAAAAAATCCTCAAGGAGCAGGCGGCTGAATTTGTAACAGAAGTTTCAAGCGATGTTGAAGACGGACTTCCTCAGGCAGAAATCGTAGTTGACCGCGACAGAATGTACGAACTTGGCTTGAACATTTACAACGTAGGCTCTGAAATCAATGCCGCAATCAACGGAAAAACCGCCAGCCGCTACACAAAACTTGGAGACGACATTGATGTTATTGTGCGCCTTGCAGAAAAAGACAAGAAAAAGCTCGCTGATATTGACCAGGTTTCTGTAGTGAATTCAAAGGGACAAAGAATTCCACTTTCAAGCTTTGCTCATTATGAGGAAAACCTTTCGCCTGTTACAATCCTTCGTGAAGACCAGTCCAGAATTGTCCATGTTAAGGCAAAGCCTGTTTCTGGAGTTTCCCTTGACGTTGTTCAGACAGGGCTTTTAAAGATTATAAACGACAACATTCCAAAAGACGATGCCGTAACAATCTCCATAAGCGGAGACTACGAGGACATGATGGAAGCGGTTGTGAACTTCGGCGCGATTATTATTCTTGCCGCGGCATTGGTTTTCATTGTCATGGCAAGCCAGTTCGAATCATTGATTGACCCGTTCATTGTTATCCTTACAATTCCGTTCTCGTTCATCGGAGTTATGATGACTTACGCAATGGTCAACCAGCGTCTTAGCGTTGTTACAATCATGGGTATGCTCGTTCTGGTCGGAACAATCGTTAACAACGGTATTGTTCTTGTTGACTACACGAACCTTTTGAGAAAGCGTGGCTACGACCTTGAGGAAGCTTGTGTTGAAGCCGCAAGAAACAGACTTCGTCCAATCTTGATGAGTACGCTTACAACAGTTATTTCTCTTGCTCCAATGGCGTTCTTCCCGGGCGAAGGCTCAACTTCAATGCAGCCTATTTCTCTTACAACATTCGGCGGAATGACATTCGGTTCGGTAATGACACTGTTCCTTATGCCTTCTATTTACTACATCATAAACTCAAGAAGAATGAAGAAAGCCGCAAAAAAGGCTGCCAAGAAAGAAGCTCTTCAGCAAAAGAAGCTTGAAGCCCTTGAAACAAACAACGCTTAG
- a CDS encoding DUF6675 family protein — MKTIFKNIVALALFSVAFAGVFSESPYNKNLSAEDIESLSSGKTVIKNTGSYKKMCMKGENPGLKKVVETVSNLKPAYFAEVIKEYTYEGNENLLENFSSLVMDIPSYAGIPYYSERAEEWYDLYTSAEIKSAQKDGNTQIVNADFEMKPFGLVPMKITSEKNDGYYYYESTNLSTMRYYDKFNCVSPENMKSIIVIFKSEDKWILYGIGAVKAPSVFFLRDRVDTSFMNRIKTFCAYFFAKMDKQKQQEQ; from the coding sequence TTGAAAACTATTTTTAAGAATATTGTTGCCCTTGCTTTATTTTCAGTTGCTTTTGCCGGCGTTTTTTCAGAATCGCCTTATAATAAAAATTTGTCAGCTGAAGATATTGAATCTTTAAGCAGCGGAAAAACTGTAATAAAAAATACAGGCTCATACAAAAAAATGTGCATGAAAGGCGAAAATCCGGGATTGAAAAAAGTTGTGGAAACTGTCAGCAATCTAAAGCCTGCTTATTTTGCGGAAGTAATAAAAGAATATACTTATGAAGGCAATGAAAATCTTCTTGAGAATTTTTCTTCGCTTGTAATGGATATTCCGTCTTATGCAGGAATTCCTTATTATTCAGAAAGAGCAGAAGAATGGTACGACTTGTATACTTCCGCGGAAATAAAGTCAGCGCAGAAAGATGGAAATACTCAGATTGTAAATGCCGATTTTGAAATGAAGCCTTTTGGACTTGTTCCGATGAAAATAACTTCGGAAAAAAACGATGGATATTATTACTATGAGTCAACGAATCTTTCCACAATGCGCTACTACGATAAATTCAATTGCGTTAGTCCAGAAAACATGAAGTCGATAATTGTGATTTTCAAGTCTGAAGATAAATGGATTCTTTACGGAATCGGAGCGGTAAAAGCTCCAAGCGTTTTTTTTCTTAGAGACCGCGTTGACACATCTTTTATGAACAGGATAAAAACTTTCTGCGCCTATTTCTTTGCAAAAATGGATAAGCAGAAACAACAGGAGCAATAA
- a CDS encoding mannose-1-phosphate guanylyltransferase: MCNSNFTDVVILAGGFGERLWPASTPEFPKQFMAFADGISFLQNAVIRALAVEPSGKILIISRPEICAELTKQVKALKEKLSGHQKKKIENDLYVIAEPCSRHTCPPLLLACKFLELAEKSEHLILVLTSDQVISPLENFVSDCKKAADFAHQGKFVCFAIPPYEPSTGFGYINMGEPLDSENSVLKIESFKEKPDLETAKAYLASGKYAWNSGMFGFSNSLFESEIKKYENEMYEAFKVFDTAEFPKPELLNSIKYIENWQPLNEAYSSVKSIAVDNAVAERTQNAVCVKASFNWDDVGSWDSFEKYFEQGEEEFISVESDGNFVYSDMPVALCGVQDLIVVVKNGKILVMKKGASSSVRNVVKKFKEKQ, translated from the coding sequence ATGTGCAATTCAAATTTTACTGATGTTGTGATTCTTGCCGGAGGATTCGGTGAAAGACTTTGGCCCGCTTCAACTCCGGAATTTCCAAAGCAGTTTATGGCTTTTGCAGACGGAATTTCTTTTTTGCAGAATGCAGTCATAAGAGCGTTGGCGGTTGAGCCTTCAGGAAAAATTCTAATTATTTCGCGTCCTGAAATTTGCGCGGAACTTACAAAGCAAGTTAAAGCTTTAAAAGAAAAACTTTCCGGGCATCAAAAAAAGAAAATTGAAAACGACTTGTACGTAATTGCAGAACCTTGCTCAAGGCACACTTGCCCGCCACTTTTGCTTGCCTGCAAATTTCTTGAGCTTGCGGAAAAATCAGAGCATTTGATTTTGGTTTTGACAAGCGACCAAGTTATTTCGCCTTTGGAGAATTTTGTTTCTGACTGCAAGAAAGCCGCGGATTTTGCACATCAGGGAAAATTTGTGTGCTTTGCAATTCCACCTTATGAACCTTCAACTGGCTTCGGCTACATAAATATGGGCGAGCCTTTGGACTCAGAAAATTCAGTTTTAAAGATTGAAAGTTTCAAGGAAAAGCCTGACTTGGAAACTGCGAAGGCTTATCTTGCGAGCGGAAAATATGCCTGGAACAGCGGAATGTTTGGATTTTCAAATTCGCTTTTTGAATCTGAAATTAAAAAGTACGAAAACGAAATGTACGAAGCTTTTAAAGTTTTCGACACTGCCGAATTTCCAAAACCAGAACTTTTAAATTCTATAAAATATATAGAAAACTGGCAGCCGCTTAATGAAGCCTACAGTTCTGTAAAATCGATTGCGGTTGACAATGCAGTTGCCGAGCGGACACAGAATGCGGTTTGTGTAAAGGCTTCTTTTAACTGGGACGATGTTGGAAGCTGGGATTCATTTGAAAAATATTTTGAGCAAGGCGAAGAAGAATTTATTTCAGTTGAAAGCGATGGAAACTTTGTTTACTCTGATATGCCAGTTGCTCTTTGCGGAGTGCAGGATTTGATTGTTGTTGTAAAAAATGGTAAAATCCTTGTTATGAAAAAAGGCGCGAGTTCTTCCGTTAGAAATGTTGTAAAAAAATTCAAGGAAAAACAGTAA
- a CDS encoding ribonuclease Z, whose translation MNMEAFILGCGGMMPLPYRHLTSVLLRRDGDLFLFDGGEGTQVSLRRLNLKWKKINAIFVSHTHADHVTGLPGILMLSSQVDRTEPLYIFGPPKIAEYIETSRKVLDMYINYPIVVKEITEPGVVYEGDGFYIRSFPLEHTKTCVGYTLEELDRPGEFNPEEAEKLKIPKGPLWGKLQRGESVVNEDGIEIKPEQVVGKNRSGRKFSFVTDTMYLPSIAKEVKGSDLLICEGMFADGCEDQAKEKKHMTSRQAATIARDANVLRMGLIHYSPRYNDKELNVLLEQAQQVYPEARLTKDRMRIEIPYVE comes from the coding sequence ATGAATATGGAAGCTTTTATTTTGGGCTGCGGAGGAATGATGCCGTTGCCATATCGACACCTTACATCAGTTTTGCTTCGGCGCGACGGGGACTTGTTTCTATTTGACGGCGGAGAAGGTACTCAGGTTTCTTTAAGGCGGCTTAATTTAAAATGGAAAAAAATCAATGCGATTTTTGTTTCGCATACGCACGCAGATCACGTTACTGGGCTTCCTGGAATTCTTATGCTTTCTTCGCAAGTTGACAGAACCGAGCCACTTTATATTTTTGGTCCGCCGAAAATCGCAGAATATATAGAAACAAGCCGCAAGGTTTTGGATATGTATATAAATTATCCGATTGTTGTAAAGGAAATAACAGAGCCGGGCGTAGTCTATGAAGGCGACGGATTTTATATAAGGTCGTTTCCGCTTGAGCATACAAAAACTTGTGTAGGGTATACACTGGAAGAACTTGACCGTCCAGGAGAATTCAATCCGGAAGAAGCAGAGAAATTAAAAATTCCAAAAGGACCTTTGTGGGGAAAACTTCAGCGCGGCGAAAGCGTTGTAAATGAAGACGGAATTGAAATAAAGCCAGAGCAAGTTGTTGGAAAAAATAGAAGCGGCCGAAAATTCAGTTTTGTAACAGACACAATGTATCTTCCGTCAATTGCAAAAGAAGTGAAGGGCAGCGACCTTTTAATCTGCGAGGGAATGTTTGCGGACGGATGCGAAGATCAGGCAAAAGAAAAAAAACACATGACTTCCCGGCAAGCAGCCACAATTGCAAGAGACGCCAATGTACTAAGAATGGGACTAATTCACTACAGTCCGCGTTACAACGACAAAGAGCTTAATGTTCTTTTAGAGCAGGCGCAGCAAGTTTATCCCGAAGCACGCCTTACAAAAGACAGGATGAGAATAGAGATTCCTTATGTCGAATGA
- the rfbD gene encoding dTDP-4-dehydrorhamnose reductase — protein sequence MVWLIGYKGMLGSEIAKQLTENKIDWIGSDKDVDITNPAELSKFAHNHGTAAGRTGISVARGTVPEKITWVINCAAYTAVDKAEEDSELAEKLNAEGPKNIARITRELGAKLIHISTDYVFDGTGNFPYTEDMLKCPDSVYGRTKAAGEDFVEKEMTQYYILRTAWLYGFDGKNFVYTMTKAMNSKDEVSVVCDQKGTPTCAVDLASAILKIMSTSEKAKSLFGKKSALPYGVYHFTNLGETTWFDFTKKIYEFGKKYGRITKDCTINSCTTDEYPCAAKRPAYSVLSKDKIQTLLKIKIPEWQETLEKFIKSDRFLIK from the coding sequence ATGGTTTGGCTGATTGGTTATAAAGGAATGCTTGGAAGTGAAATTGCCAAGCAGCTTACAGAAAATAAAATTGACTGGATTGGAAGCGACAAAGATGTTGACATAACAAATCCTGCAGAGCTTTCAAAATTTGCGCACAATCATGGAACGGCCGCCGGAAGAACTGGAATTTCTGTTGCCCGCGGAACTGTTCCAGAAAAAATCACCTGGGTAATAAATTGCGCTGCCTACACTGCCGTAGACAAGGCTGAAGAAGATTCTGAGCTTGCCGAAAAACTAAATGCTGAAGGTCCTAAGAACATTGCAAGGATTACACGCGAGCTTGGCGCAAAACTGATTCACATTTCAACTGATTACGTTTTTGATGGAACAGGAAATTTTCCATATACAGAAGATATGCTGAAATGTCCGGATTCAGTTTACGGAAGAACAAAAGCAGCAGGCGAAGATTTTGTAGAAAAAGAAATGACCCAGTACTATATTTTGCGCACTGCATGGCTCTACGGATTCGACGGAAAAAATTTTGTCTATACAATGACAAAAGCGATGAATTCAAAAGATGAAGTGAGCGTTGTGTGCGACCAGAAAGGAACTCCGACTTGCGCTGTGGACTTGGCTTCTGCAATTTTAAAAATTATGTCCACATCAGAAAAGGCAAAAAGCCTGTTTGGAAAAAAATCAGCCTTGCCTTATGGAGTTTATCATTTTACAAATTTAGGTGAAACGACTTGGTTTGACTTTACAAAAAAAATATATGAGTTTGGAAAAAAGTACGGCAGAATCACAAAAGACTGCACTATAAATTCCTGCACAACTGATGAATATCCATGCGCCGCAAAACGTCCGGCATATTCAGTTTTAAGTAAAGACAAAATTCAAACCTTGCTGAAAATCAAAATTCCTGAATGGCAAGAAACTCTGGAAAAATTTATAAAGAGCGACAGATTTTTAATAAAGTAA
- a CDS encoding ABC transporter ATP-binding protein, whose protein sequence is MSNEVELISFCKDYGKFSACKNINFYAEKNSITGILGPNGAGKTSVLKAICGLHYQTSGTVRICGTEETDEFKKLTAFVPEVPELDSSLTVKETLFFEAEISGQKKNEAELTVEKATEICGLEKVFNKKVSGLSKGFKQRTSLAKAVCRLPKILVLDEFSAGLDPAQIASFRKKLKVLSSSMTIIFSTHHIEEAVSLCNIIYIISNGEVAACGTEKEIVKKFNCKNLEEAFILATEKSQ, encoded by the coding sequence ATGTCGAATGAAGTTGAACTGATTTCTTTCTGCAAAGACTACGGAAAATTTTCAGCCTGTAAAAATATAAATTTCTATGCGGAAAAAAATTCCATCACTGGAATTCTCGGACCCAATGGAGCAGGAAAAACTTCTGTTTTAAAAGCAATTTGCGGACTTCATTACCAGACTAGCGGAACTGTAAGAATTTGCGGAACAGAAGAAACAGATGAATTTAAAAAATTGACCGCTTTTGTTCCAGAAGTTCCGGAGCTTGACTCAAGTCTTACAGTAAAAGAAACTCTTTTTTTTGAAGCTGAAATTTCAGGGCAGAAAAAAAATGAAGCAGAACTAACTGTAGAAAAAGCAACGGAAATTTGCGGACTAGAAAAAGTTTTCAATAAAAAAGTTTCAGGACTTTCAAAAGGATTTAAACAAAGAACGAGCCTCGCAAAAGCAGTCTGCAGGCTTCCCAAAATTCTTGTCCTTGATGAATTTTCAGCAGGATTAGATCCGGCGCAAATTGCTTCGTTCAGAAAAAAGCTAAAAGTTCTTTCAAGCTCAATGACAATTATTTTTTCAACGCATCATATTGAAGAAGCTGTTTCTTTGTGCAATATAATTTATATAATTTCAAACGGAGAAGTCGCGGCTTGCGGAACTGAAAAAGAAATAGTAAAAAAATTTAACTGTAAAAACCTTGAAGAAGCGTTTATTCTTGCCACGGAAAAATCACAATGA
- a CDS encoding PG0541 family transporter-associated protein: MADEYEKNIQRVRVEIICSQALEEDFAEEFEKSKVGKHYTKISPVMGAGYSNPHLGDAVWPQLNTMYIIYCSEEEAEKIKQIVVKLRKLFITEGIGCFIGSGTEI; this comes from the coding sequence ATGGCTGATGAATACGAAAAAAATATCCAGCGTGTGCGTGTTGAAATAATCTGTTCCCAGGCATTGGAAGAAGACTTTGCCGAGGAATTTGAAAAAAGCAAAGTAGGCAAGCACTATACAAAAATTTCCCCTGTAATGGGAGCAGGCTACAGCAATCCGCACTTGGGAGACGCAGTCTGGCCGCAGCTCAACACAATGTACATAATATACTGCAGCGAGGAAGAAGCTGAAAAAATCAAGCAGATTGTGGTTAAGCTTAGAAAACTCTTTATTACAGAAGGAATCGGTTGCTTTATAGGAAGCGGAACTGAAATCTAA
- a CDS encoding GldG family protein, with protein sequence MKSILKRYFFNFAINPFTYILVSAFGIFISLGFFVGQQFFLGAGSTDLHSFFSAFPPACILFLPGLISISSNVKKDFTLKSVFIFLPEFLSVFLLCCFAIFLSGLVPVCVSFFGDIEISQVIIGFIGILFYFAAAVSFVIFIFSIIKSAGASFVVSAFFLAIINSVHNIPLYFNPPEFLSAIIKFISFAWRFDSFSKGIFSISDFLFFASCAVFFYVLAFFIKEHKKGNKSVYLKKLKRAFLFSFLLFTIVNENLNFKIDFTSSKNFSVSKCSKKVLSQVEDPVSISYYLSPKLKSLYPQVKDVTDFLQSYAVESKQVSVEIINPSKENIAKKLSEIGIRGYPIRTSSADSASITNVYSAIKIDYLGKSETIPFVLNISRLEFDLTRKIKSLIEEKENPVQVVCASSFANGYSLAFQYLEAEGFSVIQTSLPSEKNSSVDISFDELSDIPLIIFGSDKFTKTDCKILEKFILNGGKVFIASQPYSIDFEDNWFVKQNESNQLFERLMFTFGIYFKQTLTCDISNLRITMTSNSDVNGNKKSAHTEYINYPLWISLRAQENALSGLSLFWPCAFDIDNEVAEIERLKTTPLLFTSNRSWQIPRTENFITNPFAVPKSAESEEEYSTFAVCASTTKENEKNPSLILFADQYAFSDSLLSYNSNSILDVDSRSLDFLCNGIFMLNGEDELLSLKTKTTFNTTLYKISNENIRNAAIKTLFTTCVLPIFINLTIGFVFFLKRRRFNK encoded by the coding sequence ATGAAATCTATTTTAAAAAGATATTTTTTTAACTTTGCAATAAATCCGTTCACATACATTTTAGTTTCCGCATTTGGAATTTTCATAAGCCTTGGATTTTTTGTTGGGCAGCAGTTTTTTCTTGGAGCAGGCTCTACAGACTTGCACAGTTTTTTTTCAGCATTTCCGCCAGCCTGCATTTTATTTTTGCCCGGACTTATTTCGATTTCTTCAAATGTAAAAAAAGATTTTACTTTAAAATCCGTTTTTATATTTCTTCCTGAATTTCTTTCAGTTTTTCTTCTTTGCTGCTTTGCAATATTTCTTTCTGGCCTAGTTCCAGTTTGCGTTTCTTTTTTTGGCGATATTGAGATTTCTCAAGTTATTATTGGTTTCATAGGAATTTTATTTTACTTTGCCGCCGCGGTTTCTTTTGTAATTTTTATTTTCAGCATAATAAAATCCGCTGGAGCTTCTTTTGTAGTTTCCGCATTTTTTCTTGCAATCATAAATTCAGTTCACAACATTCCGCTTTATTTCAATCCGCCGGAATTTTTAAGCGCAATAATAAAATTCATTTCATTCGCCTGGAGATTTGATTCTTTTTCAAAAGGAATTTTCAGCATTTCTGATTTTCTTTTTTTTGCTTCATGCGCTGTATTTTTTTACGTGCTTGCATTTTTTATTAAGGAACACAAAAAAGGAAACAAGTCTGTTTATTTAAAAAAATTAAAACGCGCATTTTTATTTTCATTTTTACTTTTTACAATTGTAAATGAAAACTTAAATTTTAAAATTGATTTTACTTCATCAAAAAATTTCAGTGTAAGCAAATGCAGCAAAAAAGTTTTAAGTCAAGTTGAAGATCCAGTTTCAATTTCTTATTACTTAAGCCCAAAATTAAAAAGCCTTTATCCGCAAGTAAAAGATGTAACCGATTTTTTACAAAGCTATGCGGTAGAGTCAAAACAAGTTTCAGTTGAAATTATAAATCCCTCAAAAGAAAACATTGCAAAAAAACTTTCAGAAATAGGAATAAGAGGCTATCCGATTAGAACTTCTTCCGCGGATTCAGCAAGCATCACAAATGTTTATTCCGCCATAAAAATAGACTACCTTGGAAAAAGCGAAACAATCCCATTTGTGCTGAATATATCAAGGCTTGAATTTGATTTGACTAGAAAAATAAAATCACTTATTGAAGAAAAAGAAAATCCAGTTCAAGTTGTCTGCGCTTCATCTTTTGCAAACGGATACAGTCTTGCGTTTCAATATCTTGAGGCGGAAGGATTTTCAGTTATCCAGACATCGCTCCCCTCTGAAAAAAATTCAAGCGTTGATATTTCGTTTGATGAGCTTTCTGACATTCCGCTGATTATTTTCGGAAGCGACAAGTTTACAAAAACTGATTGTAAAATCCTTGAAAAATTTATTCTCAACGGCGGAAAAGTTTTTATTGCAAGCCAACCATATTCCATAGATTTCGAAGACAACTGGTTTGTAAAGCAAAATGAATCAAATCAGCTTTTTGAGCGGCTTATGTTTACTTTTGGAATTTATTTTAAACAGACTTTGACTTGCGACATTTCAAATCTAAGAATTACAATGACAAGCAATTCTGATGTCAATGGAAATAAAAAATCAGCACATACAGAATACATAAATTATCCGCTTTGGATTTCTTTAAGAGCACAGGAGAATGCGCTTTCTGGACTTTCCCTTTTTTGGCCTTGCGCTTTTGACATTGACAATGAAGTTGCAGAAATTGAAAGGTTAAAAACAACCCCGCTTCTTTTTACAAGCAATCGTTCATGGCAAATTCCAAGAACAGAAAATTTTATAACCAATCCTTTTGCAGTTCCAAAGTCAGCTGAATCAGAGGAAGAATATTCTACTTTTGCAGTCTGCGCTTCAACTACAAAAGAAAATGAAAAAAATCCATCTCTCATACTTTTTGCAGACCAGTATGCTTTTTCAGATTCGCTGCTTTCATATAATTCAAATTCAATTTTAGATGTTGATTCAAGAAGCCTTGATTTTTTATGCAATGGAATTTTTATGCTGAACGGAGAAGATGAACTTTTAAGCTTAAAAACAAAAACCACATTCAACACAACACTTTATAAAATCAGCAATGAAAATATCAGAAACGCCGCAATAAAAACACTTTTTACAACGTGCGTACTGCCAATATTTATAAACCTAACAATAGGTTTTGTTTTCTTTTTAAAGAGAAGGAGGTTCAACAAATGA